From Verrucomicrobiia bacterium:
TCGGATGCGGGAAGTTCGCGAAGGGCTTGAATCGCTGCGACCGCAACACCGATGTGCGTGTCATGCTTGTCCGCCAGGTTGTGGGTGTAAACAACTTCGGGAGTCGTCGCGGCGAGAATGGTTTTCAGATCCTCGCGCAATCGATCGTCGTTCGGACTTTTCACCACGCTGCTGGAATGCCCCAATTGAATCATCACGCCGTAACGTCCCTTTTCAGCAGCCGCGTTCTGTTCCCGTATCCTGGCCTCCATCATCTGCTCATCGGTGAAGGCGGCGAAAGGACCCGTTCGCGCGCTGCCAGAGCCATTCGTGCATGTGACACCGCCAAACCATTTGTCGTTCTCCGCGAAGCACTCCGTGATTCCATGAAACGCCATGAACTCGAGATCGTCCTGGTGAGCGCCAATCCCGAGGTGAGTGATGCGCCTCAACGCATCGTGCAGCGGGCATTTGTCGGGCACGAACACGCCCGCGTTCGACTGGTGCAACTTCATAGTCAAGTCGTCTGCGTCATCCGCGCTATGCCAAGCGGCTGCATCGTCCGCCATAGGCCTCGCGTGAAATCAGGGATGCTGACCGGCGCGCTCCCGGAGGCGACCGAGCGCGTCGATATTTCCATGATACTGCTCCAAGCCGCAGCATCGTAGACAACGCTGTCGGGCGTGACCCCGCGTCGAAGGGTGTCCATCACGCGCCAGTTCATTACGAAATCCATTCCGCCATGACCGCCGCCGCGCGCACGCTCCTCCAGTTGCTTCCACAGCGGATGCGTGAATTTGTCGCGCATGAGTTTCAGGTCGGCATCGTTGAGCCAATCATGGGATCCCCGCGCGCCCAGCCCATGAATCCCTGGGTCGTTGATCGACAGCCGCGCCGGGTAGTCGAAGAACGCGCCGCCGCTGCCGCACATCGCGTTGATCCGGTTGTACGGCCGCGGCGTGACAACATCATGCTGCACCATGATCGTGCGGCCGAGTTCCGTCTTGATGAGCGACGTGTTCATGTCGCCGCAGATATATTTTTCGCCCGCGTGCCTGCCGTTGTTGGGCTGGCGTTCGTCGCGGTATTTTGTCAGCGACACCTCGGGCGAACTCATTGACACGAGAAACTTGAATTGATCCCCGCGCCCGATTCCCAGCGTCTGGGCAACGGGACCAAGGCCGTGCGTTGGGTACAGGTTTCCATCCTGCCGCGAGTGATACGCTCGGCGCCATTCGCCTTCGCCGTTCAAGTCGAAGAGAACGGTGCGAAGATCGTGGATGTAGGCGCACTCCGCGTGATTCAATTCCCCCAGGACGCCTTCCCGCGCGAGGTTCAGGACAAACAGTTCATTCTCTCCGTAGCAGCAATTCTCCAGCATGATGCAATGGCGCTGAGTCCGCTCGCTGGTGTCCACCAGCGTCCAGCATTCCGCCACGCTTTCCGCAGCCGAGACCTCGAGCAATGCATGCTTCCCCTGCTCCATCGCACGCACAGCCATCGGCACATGCCACTTCCAGGGTGTCGCAATGTAAACAGCGTCGATGTCATCGCGGTCGACCATTTTCTCCCAGATTTCTTCGGTCCCGCTGTAAACCTCGGGACGCTTGCGGCGCTTCTTCTCACACGCATCTGCCCCGGCCTTCGCCCGATCGTCGCGCCAATCGCACACAGCCACTACCTCGACGAAATCCATGTTCAGACAATCGTTGAGATGTGTCATGCCGCGATGAAGGCCGATGACTCCGACCCGCACGCGTTCCAGTGGCGGCGTGGTGAGATCATGAACAGGCTTGTTTCCGGCGGGCCTGCGCGGTGAGGCCGGAGATTTGCCCGATGCCATGACATCCTGGCCAGGTGTCGAACATCCCGACAATCCCGTCATGGAAGCGCCCAACCCCGCGAGGGTTGAAGCCTTGAGAAAATGGCGCCGTGAAAAGTTGGAGTCGTTCATACAGGAATGCTTTCAGCGTTTGCCCTGAAAATGTTCTTCAATTTCTTCAAGCGTCTTCCCCTTCGTTTCCGGCAGAAAGAACGCGGCGGTGATGAAATAAACCACCGTGCACCCTGCGAAGAGGAAAAACAGCGTGGAGTAGCCATACCGCCCGACCGTCGGCAAAAAGGTCGCGGCGATGATTGTGGAAACCGCCTGGTTGATCAGGAGCGCGATGCTCATGCCATTCGAGCGAATCCGGGTTGGCATCAATTCCGACAACGCCAGCCAGACGCAAACGCCTGGACCGATTGCGAAGAATGCCATGAAGACAAAGAGAAACCCAGCCACGAGCCATCCGCTTTGTTCGGTGGGGACTGGCGTGATCAGGGCGTTCTCAATTCGGAGCGGCGCGGTTTGCGCTGCTTCGACGTCGGCGA
This genomic window contains:
- a CDS encoding PIG-L family deacetylase produces the protein MKLHQSNAGVFVPDKCPLHDALRRITHLGIGAHQDDLEFMAFHGITECFAENDKWFGGVTCTNGSGSARTGPFAAFTDEQMMEARIREQNAAAEKGRYGVMIQLGHSSSVVKSPNDDRLREDLKTILAATTPEVVYTHNLADKHDTHIGVAVAAIQALRELPASERPRRVWGCEVWRNLDWLPDESKVVMDVSGHDALAAELNAVFHSQIAGGKRYDLAAMGRRAANATFHQPHATDCASQVIFGMDLTPLVQDTTLDITEYACKFIQRFESGVRENLNRRLGRG
- a CDS encoding Gfo/Idh/MocA family oxidoreductase: MNDSNFSRRHFLKASTLAGLGASMTGLSGCSTPGQDVMASGKSPASPRRPAGNKPVHDLTTPPLERVRVGVIGLHRGMTHLNDCLNMDFVEVVAVCDWRDDRAKAGADACEKKRRKRPEVYSGTEEIWEKMVDRDDIDAVYIATPWKWHVPMAVRAMEQGKHALLEVSAAESVAECWTLVDTSERTQRHCIMLENCCYGENELFVLNLAREGVLGELNHAECAYIHDLRTVLFDLNGEGEWRRAYHSRQDGNLYPTHGLGPVAQTLGIGRGDQFKFLVSMSSPEVSLTKYRDERQPNNGRHAGEKYICGDMNTSLIKTELGRTIMVQHDVVTPRPYNRINAMCGSGGAFFDYPARLSINDPGIHGLGARGSHDWLNDADLKLMRDKFTHPLWKQLEERARGGGHGGMDFVMNWRVMDTLRRGVTPDSVVYDAAAWSSIMEISTRSVASGSAPVSIPDFTRGLWRTMQPLGIARMTQTT